In a genomic window of Acidilobus saccharovorans 345-15:
- a CDS encoding thioesterase family protein, with product MAELVECSDDFRVERAHLAVSVGSGDVEVLSTPSLLAFVESVASRCLSGAVSPGYTTVGTYVELRHKAPAPQGATVKVTVRVENFDGKRARLSFRAECCGRLVGEGVHERVVVNKDDFLRRAGVR from the coding sequence ATGGCTGAGCTGGTGGAGTGCAGCGACGACTTCAGGGTAGAGAGGGCCCACCTGGCGGTCTCCGTTGGCTCAGGAGACGTGGAGGTCCTCTCCACCCCGAGCCTCCTCGCGTTTGTCGAGTCCGTGGCCTCAAGGTGCCTCTCGGGGGCCGTGAGCCCGGGGTACACCACGGTAGGCACCTACGTGGAGCTGAGGCACAAGGCCCCCGCGCCCCAGGGGGCGACGGTCAAGGTAACGGTGAGGGTTGAGAACTTCGACGGCAAGAGGGCCAGGCTCAGCTTCAGGGCCGAGTGCTGCGGGAGGCTGGTAGGCGAGGGGGTGCACGAGAGGGTCGTGGTAAACAAGGACGACTTCCTCAGGAGGGCCGGGGTAAGGTAG
- a CDS encoding UbiX family flavin prenyltransferase — protein sequence MIGLPCGTLSVAITGASGVRYGIRLLQAASELGLRLSGVIVTRSADLVAQAEEGMRAGELLELASRYSQTYSEDDMTSPLASSSSQPDCMAIVPASMKTVALIANGLELNLVARAALAMLRLRRPLVVAFREAPLGVAELRNLLSLAEMGAVVMPLAPGFYSKPRTVEDLVDFMVGKILDSLGVDNSLYLRWRGGRP from the coding sequence GTGATTGGCTTGCCCTGCGGCACCCTCTCAGTTGCGATAACCGGGGCCAGCGGGGTAAGGTACGGCATAAGGCTCCTTCAGGCCGCCTCAGAGCTGGGGCTCAGGCTCTCGGGGGTAATTGTGACCAGGTCCGCCGACCTGGTGGCCCAGGCTGAGGAGGGCATGAGGGCCGGCGAGCTCCTTGAGCTGGCCTCAAGGTACTCGCAAACCTACAGTGAGGACGACATGACCTCCCCCCTGGCCTCCTCCAGCAGCCAGCCAGACTGCATGGCAATAGTGCCCGCCAGCATGAAGACCGTGGCCCTGATAGCCAACGGCCTCGAGCTGAACCTCGTGGCCAGGGCGGCGCTTGCCATGCTTAGGCTCAGGAGGCCCCTCGTGGTGGCCTTCAGGGAGGCGCCGCTTGGGGTGGCGGAGCTCAGGAACCTGCTCTCGCTCGCCGAGATGGGGGCGGTGGTGATGCCCCTGGCCCCGGGCTTCTACTCCAAGCCCAGGACAGTTGAGGACCTGGTAGACTTCATGGTTGGAAAGATCCTGGACTCGCTGGGGGTTGACAACAGCCTCTACCTCAGGTGGAGGGGAGGGAGGCCTTAG
- the proC gene encoding pyrroline-5-carboxylate reductase produces MDRAVAVIGAGTIGGAIIRGLLRAGGGYRVVATARSSSTVERLRGLGVEATTDNVEAVREADLVILTVKPYVVADVLREVAAELEGKPLVSLAAAVSTGYIASRAPKAKVIRGMTNINVEVNEGFTTLSAGPNCDQAARSAAEELFRRLGTVEWVDERYMDALTALSGSAPAFIAEVIDALALGGIAAGLPRDLAYRATLMAMMGTSRNLLETGRPPHQVRDMVLTPAGTTIRGVMVLQGNGLKRTLMEAVLEATRRAKEMRDEMGLS; encoded by the coding sequence GTGGACAGGGCGGTCGCAGTTATAGGCGCTGGAACCATAGGGGGCGCAATAATCAGGGGCCTCCTGAGGGCCGGAGGGGGCTACAGGGTAGTCGCCACCGCCAGGAGCAGCTCAACCGTGGAGAGGCTCAGGGGCCTGGGCGTCGAGGCCACCACGGATAACGTTGAGGCCGTCAGGGAGGCCGACCTGGTGATCCTCACTGTCAAGCCCTACGTCGTGGCTGACGTGCTCAGGGAGGTGGCGGCCGAGCTCGAGGGCAAGCCGCTCGTGTCCCTCGCGGCAGCCGTCAGCACGGGCTACATAGCCTCGAGGGCTCCGAAGGCCAAGGTGATAAGGGGGATGACAAACATAAACGTAGAGGTCAACGAGGGCTTCACCACGCTCTCGGCCGGCCCCAACTGTGACCAGGCCGCCAGGTCGGCCGCCGAGGAGCTCTTCAGGAGGCTCGGCACGGTGGAGTGGGTTGACGAGAGGTACATGGACGCCCTCACCGCCCTGAGCGGCAGCGCCCCGGCGTTCATAGCGGAGGTAATAGACGCGCTGGCCCTGGGCGGCATAGCGGCCGGCCTCCCGAGGGACCTGGCATACAGGGCCACCCTCATGGCTATGATGGGCACCTCCAGGAACCTGCTTGAGACCGGCAGGCCTCCCCACCAGGTCAGAGACATGGTGCTGACCCCCGCAGGCACAACCATAAGGGGGGTCATGGTGCTCCAGGGCAACGGGCTCAAGAGGACGCTCATGGAGGCCGTGCTGGAGGCCACCAGGAGGGCCAAGGAGATGAGGGACGAGATGGGCCTCTCCTAG
- a CDS encoding carbohydrate kinase family protein, which translates to MEQKDLDVVAIGHALVDLRFTVSKFASPDEEADIEEQSTGPGGSAINVALITSRLGGKAAVITKIGLDNFGRQIVEELVRSKVDISGLKVGFGSTGFSVLMIDKEGNIVLYGYKGCAEKLDPDEIDEKVIARGKFVHIASLRPDTSLRAAVRAKELDAMVSWDPGRRLSMAGLKALRGLIKFVDIVELNSRECANLTGIRDPVACAEEIQRVGPSTVIVKMGPRGLYALSDDFTGYVPAFKVSVVRDSTGSGDTFAAAMLLRLSRGDKLRDALVYAQAVAALKVTMLGANALPPIEEIEKFYQEHRKEVEAGIADKPPAE; encoded by the coding sequence ATGGAGCAGAAGGACCTTGACGTCGTCGCCATAGGGCACGCGCTCGTCGACCTCAGGTTCACGGTGAGCAAGTTCGCCTCCCCCGACGAGGAGGCTGACATAGAGGAGCAGAGCACGGGCCCCGGCGGCTCAGCGATAAACGTGGCCCTGATAACCTCAAGGCTCGGGGGCAAGGCAGCCGTAATAACCAAGATAGGGCTTGACAACTTCGGCAGGCAGATAGTCGAGGAGCTGGTCAGGAGCAAGGTCGACATATCTGGCCTCAAGGTTGGCTTCGGCTCGACGGGCTTCTCAGTGCTCATGATAGACAAGGAGGGCAACATAGTGCTCTACGGCTACAAGGGCTGCGCGGAGAAGCTCGACCCAGACGAGATAGACGAGAAGGTCATAGCTAGGGGCAAGTTCGTCCACATAGCCAGCCTGAGGCCCGACACGAGCCTCAGGGCGGCCGTCAGGGCCAAGGAGCTCGACGCCATGGTCTCCTGGGACCCCGGGAGGAGGCTCAGCATGGCTGGCCTGAAGGCCCTCAGGGGGCTCATAAAGTTCGTCGACATAGTTGAGCTTAACAGCAGGGAGTGCGCCAACCTAACCGGAATAAGGGACCCCGTGGCCTGCGCCGAGGAGATACAGAGGGTGGGGCCCTCCACAGTGATAGTGAAGATGGGCCCCAGGGGGCTCTACGCCCTGAGCGACGACTTCACGGGCTACGTGCCGGCCTTCAAGGTCAGCGTGGTCAGGGACTCGACGGGCAGCGGGGACACCTTCGCGGCCGCCATGCTGCTGAGGCTCTCAAGGGGCGATAAGCTCAGGGACGCCCTAGTCTACGCCCAGGCCGTGGCCGCCCTCAAGGTTACTATGCTTGGGGCCAACGCGCTGCCCCCCATTGAGGAGATAGAGAAGTTCTACCAGGAGCACAGGAAGGAGGTTGAGGCAGGCATAGCGGACAAGCCGCCGGCTGAGTGA
- a CDS encoding 5'-methylthioadenosine/S-adenosylhomocysteine nucleosidase: MRSLGLVGVAVVFFLVGLFLGGFVLAAHGGAGVGLSPGVRASFVNGTPVTPSALERVLRTPRVGIVTPMAMEMAPLLAAMKLAAIVNYSGYTFYVGSIGGTPVVLVRSGEKEYAAVEATTLMDALFNVRAAILSGTAGSRNPYVVPGDVVIGAFVVDKSSIHYHRASLVNSTMAYSETPYSGVEVVNVTPLRGDLVSGFGEAMPSYSNASSYGYGYGVDLSYVYVEYLAASAQLVEIAERAASALSPIPLANVTGLNVSGELVPRVIVGVIGSANQWTEPLSWMAQQNALYETDAGENEGMGFAYVNSRLGIPWVIVRGISDSPWFPSVYIGPTAAEEAANVTIYIVEHLDLNSVSDAPAAFSALSNVSNAAIHGYIVAARAYYLGLRVIGVSYVSQQGQMVNETGPAFEYEYYSEYSYSAAMKDLLVANKVIG, translated from the coding sequence TTGAGGTCCCTGGGCCTTGTCGGGGTCGCGGTCGTCTTCTTTCTTGTGGGCCTGTTCCTTGGCGGCTTCGTCCTGGCCGCCCACGGCGGAGCGGGCGTAGGCCTCAGCCCTGGGGTCAGGGCCTCCTTCGTAAACGGCACCCCAGTAACGCCCTCGGCCCTCGAGAGAGTCCTCAGGACCCCCAGGGTGGGCATAGTGACGCCCATGGCAATGGAGATGGCGCCCCTGCTGGCGGCCATGAAGCTCGCGGCCATTGTCAACTACTCGGGCTACACCTTCTACGTGGGCAGCATAGGCGGCACGCCAGTTGTCCTGGTAAGGAGCGGCGAGAAGGAGTACGCCGCCGTGGAGGCCACGACGCTCATGGACGCGCTGTTTAACGTGAGGGCCGCCATACTATCGGGCACGGCGGGCAGCAGGAACCCCTACGTGGTCCCAGGCGACGTCGTGATAGGCGCCTTCGTGGTTGACAAGTCGAGCATACACTACCACAGGGCGTCCCTGGTGAACTCAACCATGGCCTACAGCGAGACGCCGTACTCGGGCGTCGAGGTCGTCAACGTGACGCCGCTCAGGGGCGACCTGGTGTCGGGCTTCGGCGAGGCCATGCCGTCGTACTCCAACGCCTCCTCCTACGGCTACGGCTATGGCGTCGACCTCAGCTACGTCTACGTTGAGTACCTGGCGGCCTCGGCCCAGCTGGTGGAGATAGCCGAGCGGGCTGCCTCAGCGCTGAGCCCCATTCCCCTGGCCAACGTGACCGGCCTCAACGTCAGCGGCGAGCTCGTGCCCAGGGTCATAGTGGGGGTCATAGGCTCGGCCAACCAGTGGACGGAGCCGCTCTCCTGGATGGCCCAGCAGAACGCGCTCTACGAGACCGACGCGGGGGAGAACGAGGGCATGGGGTTCGCCTACGTCAACTCGAGGCTCGGGATACCGTGGGTCATAGTGAGGGGCATCTCTGACAGCCCCTGGTTCCCGAGCGTCTACATAGGTCCTACCGCAGCGGAGGAGGCGGCCAACGTAACCATCTACATAGTTGAGCACCTGGACCTTAACAGCGTGAGCGACGCCCCGGCCGCGTTCTCAGCGCTGTCAAACGTGAGCAACGCCGCCATCCACGGCTACATAGTCGCTGCCAGGGCCTACTACCTTGGACTCAGGGTAATTGGGGTCTCCTACGTGAGCCAGCAGGGGCAAATGGTCAACGAGACCGGCCCTGCCTTTGAGTATGAGTACTACAGCGAGTACTCCTACTCGGCCGCCATGAAGGACCTGCTGGTGGCCAACAAGGTCATAGGCTAG
- a CDS encoding aldo/keto reductase — MIYVRLGWSGVKVSRLCLGTWHLPPSRQVDEFGVLKVDEEEALKAMRRAYDLGVNFIDTANRYHGIMQPVDLNHVGNSERVVGKFLATVDRESIVLATKVRGQMAAWPNGEGLSRKHIMWQARESLRRLGTDHIDLYQLHWPDPDTPKLETLRALQDLVRMGLVNYTGISNHPAHDVVEFLELADRVGVDRFVTMQELYNILERGIERDGRLEVAKRYGLAVMVYSPLAQGVLTGKYYDFKENRWAVPELSRASITDEIRRRYFSDRTAAVLKAMKEVADSKGITMAQLALAWVIKRSEQLGVTLIPITSATKASHIDEAVEALSVSLKDDDMKAIDEALQGRG, encoded by the coding sequence ATGATTTACGTGAGGCTCGGCTGGAGCGGCGTGAAGGTCTCCAGGCTGTGCCTGGGCACGTGGCACCTGCCGCCCTCAAGGCAGGTCGACGAGTTCGGGGTCCTCAAGGTCGACGAGGAGGAGGCCCTGAAGGCCATGAGGAGGGCCTACGACCTCGGGGTCAACTTCATAGACACCGCCAACAGGTACCACGGCATAATGCAGCCCGTGGACCTGAACCACGTCGGCAACTCAGAGAGGGTCGTGGGCAAGTTCCTGGCGACCGTTGACAGGGAGTCCATAGTGCTGGCCACCAAGGTGAGGGGGCAGATGGCCGCGTGGCCCAACGGCGAGGGCCTCAGCAGGAAGCACATAATGTGGCAGGCGAGGGAGAGCCTGAGGAGGCTCGGCACTGACCACATAGACCTGTACCAGCTCCACTGGCCGGACCCCGACACACCAAAGCTGGAGACGCTGAGGGCCCTCCAGGACCTGGTGAGGATGGGCCTGGTGAACTACACGGGCATAAGCAATCACCCCGCCCACGACGTTGTCGAGTTCCTGGAGCTGGCGGACAGGGTGGGGGTCGACCGCTTCGTAACTATGCAGGAGCTCTACAACATACTCGAGAGGGGCATAGAGAGGGACGGCAGGCTTGAGGTGGCCAAGAGGTATGGCCTGGCGGTGATGGTGTACAGCCCACTGGCCCAGGGGGTGCTGACGGGCAAGTACTACGACTTCAAGGAGAACAGGTGGGCCGTGCCGGAGCTGAGCAGGGCGTCAATAACGGATGAGATACGCAGGAGGTACTTCAGCGACAGGACGGCGGCAGTTCTGAAAGCCATGAAGGAGGTCGCGGACTCGAAGGGCATAACCATGGCCCAGCTCGCCCTGGCCTGGGTGATCAAGAGGTCGGAGCAGCTGGGCGTCACGCTCATACCCATAACCAGCGCCACCAAGGCCTCTCACATAGACGAGGCGGTCGAGGCCCTCAGCGTGAGCCTGAAGGACGACGACATGAAGGCCATAGACGAGGCCCTCCAGGGCAGGGGCTAG
- a CDS encoding GNAT family N-acetyltransferase yields the protein MLSEDGARLLRDTMDMPSIFLLGSLEGTQWLSSLEEVREVDGDVVGLQRSNYSEDYFIDVVCRGPCSGALGAALDYLRSYGRAWVSTSNFGVIQELVRGGARVEGLTAFHVMEVDRASFRRFEGRPDFIQFSTLDEHHIEDLRDLLSKWDESRAQWADDMIMRSTAFGAWDGERLVGVAATYAMAEGWWYLGSLFVDPEYRSRKVGISLSSVATEEALARVERVYITVEVDNITSLAINSLLNYRSRGISYLALVSLAQSP from the coding sequence ATGCTGAGCGAGGACGGCGCGAGGCTCCTGAGGGACACCATGGACATGCCCTCGATATTCCTCCTCGGCTCCCTTGAGGGCACCCAGTGGCTCAGCTCCCTCGAGGAGGTGAGGGAGGTAGACGGCGACGTCGTTGGCCTCCAGAGGTCCAACTACTCGGAGGACTACTTCATAGACGTCGTGTGCAGGGGGCCCTGCTCCGGCGCCCTAGGGGCCGCGCTTGACTACCTCAGGTCTTACGGCAGGGCCTGGGTATCAACGTCAAACTTCGGCGTGATACAGGAGCTGGTTAGGGGCGGGGCCAGGGTCGAGGGCCTGACGGCCTTTCACGTCATGGAGGTTGACAGGGCCAGCTTCAGGAGGTTCGAGGGGAGGCCGGACTTCATCCAGTTCTCGACGCTGGACGAGCACCACATAGAGGACCTCAGGGACCTCCTCTCCAAGTGGGACGAGTCAAGGGCCCAGTGGGCCGACGACATGATAATGAGGAGCACCGCCTTTGGGGCGTGGGACGGCGAGAGGCTGGTTGGGGTGGCCGCCACCTACGCCATGGCCGAGGGCTGGTGGTACCTGGGCTCCCTCTTCGTGGACCCCGAGTACAGGAGCAGGAAGGTTGGCATAAGCCTCTCGAGCGTGGCCACCGAGGAGGCCCTGGCGAGGGTCGAGAGGGTCTACATAACAGTTGAGGTGGATAACATCACTAGCCTGGCGATCAACTCCCTCCTGAACTACAGGTCCAGGGGGATAAGCTACCTGGCGCTGGTAAGCCTGGCTCAGTCCCCCTGA
- a CDS encoding cation transporter, with protein sequence MISRSLLRHASRLFLVTGLAGLPLAVYELYLGLGRGYYLLQADGYHALFDSLLAVLYAVLLKVAYRRSRSFPWGLYNAEGIVTILVSIFVVYLVASAFADSLAGPQVMPSWTSWILWASAALSASVAIAEVRYMRLLIVKSDLMHASVDTALDLVAGGVISTAYFSLTPVVLGAMMLVVLYNAAESSWTSLQSLLGAEVFGTGLREAIGRGIAAMGLRPLRIYVARAGSFYLVQAIIALPPETTLARAYRIKKRVSRLIASFDGVAIADVRVVPSSELRQQGARARRTASYL encoded by the coding sequence TTGATATCGAGGAGCCTGCTGAGGCACGCGTCAAGGCTGTTCCTGGTCACCGGGCTGGCGGGCCTCCCGCTGGCCGTCTACGAGCTCTACCTCGGCCTCGGGAGGGGCTACTACCTGCTTCAGGCTGACGGCTACCACGCCCTGTTCGACTCCCTCCTCGCGGTGCTGTACGCCGTCCTGCTGAAGGTCGCCTACAGGAGGTCCAGGTCGTTCCCCTGGGGCCTCTACAACGCCGAGGGCATAGTGACCATACTGGTGTCCATATTCGTGGTCTACCTTGTGGCCTCGGCCTTCGCCGACTCACTCGCCGGCCCCCAGGTGATGCCCTCCTGGACCTCCTGGATACTCTGGGCCAGCGCCGCCCTCTCGGCGTCAGTTGCCATAGCCGAGGTCAGGTACATGAGGCTGCTCATAGTGAAGTCGGACCTGATGCACGCCAGCGTCGACACCGCCCTTGACTTAGTCGCGGGGGGAGTGATATCGACGGCTTACTTCAGCCTCACGCCTGTGGTGTTGGGCGCTATGATGTTGGTAGTCCTCTACAACGCGGCTGAGAGCTCCTGGACCTCGCTCCAGTCGCTGCTGGGCGCCGAGGTCTTCGGCACCGGCCTCAGGGAGGCCATAGGCAGGGGCATAGCAGCCATGGGGCTGAGGCCCCTCAGGATATACGTGGCCAGGGCCGGCTCCTTCTACCTGGTGCAGGCCATAATAGCGCTGCCGCCGGAGACGACGCTGGCAAGGGCCTACAGGATCAAGAAGAGGGTGTCTCGCCTCATAGCATCCTTTGACGGCGTGGCCATCGCCGACGTCAGGGTGGTCCCGAGCTCTGAGCTGAGGCAGCAGGGGGCTAGAGCTCGTCGGACAGCCTCTTATCTTTGA
- the endA gene encoding tRNA-intron lyase, with protein MDSSAEPVRAKLIGGVVVVPSVEGSRRLYSIGFYGRPMGVEKVRDPSSISSPLVLDPLEALYLVERGMIEVEGEDGRVLDFSGLREALGLTGRQEKLYLLYRSLRSRGLVVRSGLKYGASFVAYRKGPGLEHAPFIIHYYDPDEPFDPVELVRAGRLSHSVKKTFIVATTGQVGEEPYYIMLKWLRP; from the coding sequence TTGGACTCCTCAGCTGAGCCCGTCAGGGCCAAGTTAATAGGCGGCGTCGTGGTAGTCCCCTCTGTGGAGGGCTCCAGGAGGCTCTACTCCATCGGCTTCTACGGCAGGCCCATGGGCGTGGAGAAGGTCAGGGACCCGAGCTCCATATCGTCCCCCCTCGTCCTTGACCCCCTGGAGGCCCTGTACCTGGTTGAAAGGGGCATGATAGAGGTCGAGGGCGAGGACGGCAGGGTCCTTGACTTCAGCGGCCTGAGGGAGGCCCTGGGGCTCACCGGCAGGCAGGAGAAGCTGTACCTGCTCTACAGGTCCCTGAGGTCAAGGGGGCTCGTGGTCAGGTCAGGCCTCAAGTACGGGGCCTCCTTTGTGGCCTACAGGAAGGGGCCGGGGCTGGAGCACGCCCCGTTCATAATACACTACTACGACCCCGACGAGCCCTTCGACCCCGTTGAGCTGGTGAGGGCCGGGAGGCTGAGCCACAGTGTCAAGAAGACGTTCATCGTCGCCACCACTGGCCAGGTAGGGGAGGAGCCATATTATATAATGCTTAAATGGCTTCGTCCCTAA
- a CDS encoding ATP/GTP-binding protein, with protein MKFIVMVGPAGSGKSTLTMQLASAMESLGATVVKVNFDPAEDKPPYEPDVDVRDYVTAEEFMEKGLGPNGALVSAIDSLINHVDKVREEVEQFRPDYVIVDTPGQLEPFAYRVGGPLVLDALIQDDKAVTVFLMDSVFFESPADIVSILTLASSVNVRLRRPQVNVISKADLLSPEVVNNVLPMLHEEGYLEAAVRDSKVLSGTELNLSLSLARALYEAGYIGEILPVSAYDDVSLKELYGKVQEVLEGGDDYRIYDVDEDQGD; from the coding sequence TTGAAGTTCATAGTGATGGTGGGGCCCGCGGGCTCCGGCAAGAGCACACTAACCATGCAGTTAGCCTCAGCCATGGAGTCACTCGGGGCCACGGTGGTCAAGGTGAACTTTGACCCGGCCGAGGACAAGCCGCCCTACGAGCCTGACGTCGACGTGAGGGACTACGTGACGGCGGAGGAGTTCATGGAGAAGGGCCTAGGGCCGAACGGGGCCCTGGTGAGCGCCATAGACTCGCTGATAAACCACGTGGACAAGGTCAGGGAGGAGGTCGAGCAGTTCAGGCCGGACTACGTGATAGTGGACACCCCGGGCCAGCTAGAGCCCTTCGCCTACAGGGTGGGAGGCCCCCTGGTGCTCGACGCCCTCATACAGGACGACAAGGCGGTCACAGTGTTCCTCATGGACTCGGTGTTCTTCGAGAGCCCAGCCGACATAGTGTCCATACTGACCCTGGCGTCCTCCGTTAACGTGAGGCTCAGGAGGCCGCAGGTAAACGTGATCAGCAAGGCCGACCTGCTGAGCCCTGAGGTCGTGAACAACGTGCTCCCCATGCTGCACGAGGAGGGCTACCTCGAGGCGGCGGTCAGGGACTCGAAGGTGCTGAGCGGCACCGAGCTCAACCTGTCGCTGAGCCTCGCCAGGGCCCTGTACGAGGCGGGCTACATAGGTGAGATACTTCCCGTCAGCGCCTACGACGACGTGAGCCTGAAGGAGCTCTACGGCAAGGTGCAGGAGGTCCTCGAGGGAGGGGACGACTACAGGATATACGACGTTGACGAGGATCAGGGGGACTGA
- the fba gene encoding class I fructose-bisphosphate aldolase, with protein sequence MTHPGVNYGAVGVRVRLGRILRDGKAVIFAFDHGFEHGPKDFPEDRVAARNIIQQVVDAGVDAIMLLPGMARLTHDIWAGRTALIVKLTSKTELRPESSIYLQTRLATVEDAVALGADAVAATVYWGSEHESEMMENWMIIKEEAEAYGMPALQLAYPRGSHFKNWYDPEVVMYGVRAAIEVGADLIKTYYTGSRETFAKVVEMAQGIPVVMSGGAVRDRPVDFLTDLSNVIAAGGSGVAVGRNVFRAKDIKSMARAVMAVVHEGLSPEEAAKRFNLE encoded by the coding sequence ATGACGCACCCAGGCGTTAACTACGGTGCCGTCGGCGTCAGGGTGAGGCTCGGCAGGATCCTCAGGGACGGCAAGGCCGTGATATTCGCCTTCGACCACGGCTTTGAGCACGGCCCCAAGGACTTCCCCGAGGACAGGGTGGCGGCCAGGAACATAATACAGCAGGTCGTCGACGCCGGCGTTGACGCGATAATGCTCCTGCCCGGCATGGCCAGGCTGACGCACGACATATGGGCCGGCAGGACGGCCCTCATAGTAAAGCTGACCAGCAAGACTGAGCTAAGGCCCGAGAGCTCCATATACCTGCAGACCAGGCTGGCCACCGTGGAGGACGCCGTTGCACTCGGCGCCGACGCCGTCGCGGCCACGGTCTACTGGGGCAGCGAGCACGAGTCGGAGATGATGGAGAACTGGATGATAATAAAGGAGGAGGCGGAGGCCTACGGCATGCCCGCCCTCCAGCTCGCGTACCCCAGGGGATCGCACTTCAAGAACTGGTACGACCCCGAGGTGGTCATGTACGGCGTGAGGGCCGCCATAGAGGTCGGCGCTGACCTGATAAAGACCTACTACACCGGCTCGAGGGAGACCTTCGCCAAGGTGGTCGAGATGGCCCAGGGCATACCCGTCGTCATGAGCGGCGGCGCCGTGAGGGACAGGCCGGTCGACTTCCTCACCGACCTCAGCAACGTGATAGCGGCCGGCGGCAGCGGCGTGGCCGTCGGGAGGAACGTGTTTAGGGCCAAGGACATAAAGTCCATGGCCAGGGCAGTAATGGCCGTGGTCCACGAGGGCCTGAGCCCGGAGGAGGCGGCGAAGCGCTTCAACCTTGAGTGA
- a CDS encoding MFS transporter, which produces MSGRRLPVIVASATVTMFAWGVVLALAPLLTEWPVVPSSYDVYLLVASPASLLAGSFIMGRFTDAFGRKSGFIVDMVLFAASIPFILFATGPLDLIVGIALAEFSLGGDETTLLAYLAEEAPEAHRGKILVGVTNAANVGALTASAISLVTSFSVGLQRLAFALLLASAVPVIVVTRFMAPESFRWLKYRSGERVSLGRGDYAVRVYLLLTMAITVVLTYALMALVIGPYLFPRLTSLIVFTYNLGESLAGFALLPIIDSTSRRTFPFIAYLGGVITMALFIPQYVVARSSLMAFESLLFLNGVFGEMAWAARVVLEPELFPTRLRATGVGAVRAAAYALYTASIFFTQPFSEFSYLVYNVGLWAVGLSGAALWLARGMDTARRPLEAISDIQVPVRKR; this is translated from the coding sequence ATGTCGGGCAGGAGGCTTCCGGTGATAGTGGCCAGCGCCACGGTGACCATGTTCGCCTGGGGAGTGGTGCTCGCGCTGGCGCCGCTGCTGACCGAGTGGCCCGTGGTCCCCAGCAGCTACGACGTGTACCTCCTGGTCGCCTCCCCCGCCTCCCTCCTGGCCGGCAGCTTCATAATGGGCAGGTTCACGGACGCCTTCGGCAGGAAGAGCGGCTTCATAGTTGACATGGTGCTCTTCGCCGCCTCCATACCGTTTATACTGTTCGCCACCGGCCCCCTGGACCTCATAGTCGGCATAGCCCTCGCGGAGTTCTCGCTGGGCGGCGACGAGACCACCCTGCTGGCCTACCTAGCCGAGGAGGCGCCGGAGGCCCACAGGGGCAAGATACTTGTGGGGGTCACAAACGCCGCGAACGTGGGCGCCCTCACGGCTTCAGCCATATCGCTCGTCACGAGCTTTTCAGTGGGCCTCCAGAGGCTCGCCTTCGCCCTCCTGCTGGCATCGGCAGTGCCCGTGATAGTTGTCACCAGGTTCATGGCGCCGGAGTCCTTCAGGTGGCTCAAGTACAGGTCAGGGGAGAGGGTCTCGCTGGGGAGGGGCGACTACGCGGTCAGGGTTTACCTCCTGCTGACCATGGCCATAACCGTCGTGCTCACCTACGCCCTCATGGCCCTGGTTATAGGCCCCTACCTGTTCCCCAGGCTGACGAGCCTGATAGTGTTCACCTACAACCTGGGCGAGTCCCTCGCAGGCTTCGCCCTCCTGCCTATAATAGACTCGACAAGCAGGAGGACGTTCCCGTTCATAGCATACCTCGGGGGCGTCATAACCATGGCCCTGTTCATACCCCAGTACGTGGTGGCCAGGTCGTCGCTGATGGCGTTTGAGTCCCTGCTCTTCCTCAACGGGGTCTTCGGCGAGATGGCCTGGGCGGCCAGGGTGGTCCTGGAGCCCGAGCTGTTCCCCACGAGGCTCAGGGCCACCGGGGTTGGCGCGGTGAGGGCGGCGGCCTACGCGCTCTACACGGCCTCCATATTCTTCACGCAGCCCTTCAGCGAGTTCTCGTACCTGGTCTACAACGTGGGCCTGTGGGCTGTTGGCCTCTCCGGTGCGGCCCTCTGGCTCGCCAGGGGCATGGACACGGCGCGCAGGCCCCTTGAGGCCATATCAGATATACAGGTCCCCGTGAGGAAGCGCTAG